A window of Bacillus sp. SM2101 contains these coding sequences:
- a CDS encoding TetR/AcrR family transcriptional regulator, which produces MPRTRETNEEIRRITSEKILQAAMELFISKGFHSTSIDEIAKQADISKGLLYHYYKGKENLIDAMVVMRVGELIKVMKTAVLQETPVEQLLFIIEGSLENVREQPMIFRFYINLLTQAKGDKVLSKYTMKLQKEYEKQFEVQTEIFEKLGVSNAKIKSLHFSSTLQGIMLMYSTYPNLYPLEKIKNEVIKEFCN; this is translated from the coding sequence ATGCCACGTACAAGAGAAACAAATGAAGAAATCCGTCGGATTACAAGTGAAAAAATTTTACAAGCAGCAATGGAGCTTTTTATATCAAAAGGCTTTCATTCTACTTCAATTGACGAAATAGCAAAGCAAGCAGATATTTCTAAAGGTCTTCTTTATCATTATTATAAGGGGAAAGAGAATCTAATTGATGCTATGGTTGTAATGCGAGTGGGTGAACTTATCAAGGTTATGAAGACTGCAGTGTTACAGGAGACGCCTGTGGAACAATTGTTATTTATCATTGAAGGTTCTTTGGAAAATGTTCGTGAACAGCCGATGATTTTTCGGTTTTATATAAATTTACTTACTCAAGCTAAAGGAGATAAAGTACTTTCAAAATATACTATGAAATTACAAAAGGAGTATGAGAAGCAATTTGAGGTACAAACTGAGATCTTTGAAAAGCTTGGCGTATCGAATGCCAAGATAAAATCTTTACATTTTTCATCTACCCTTCAAGGAATCATGCTCATGTATTCGACATACCCTAACCTTTATCCTTTAGAAAAAATTAAGAATGAGGTAATAAAAGAGTTTTGTAATTAG
- a CDS encoding HU family DNA-binding protein: MNKTEFINSIAEKAELSKKDAGKALESVFSAISDSLKDGNKVSLLGFGTFEVRERAARKGRNPQTGEEIEIAASKAPAFKPGKELKEAVK; this comes from the coding sequence ATGAATAAGACAGAATTCATTAATTCAATAGCTGAAAAAGCAGAGCTTAGTAAAAAAGACGCCGGTAAAGCACTAGAGTCTGTATTCAGTGCTATTAGTGACTCATTAAAGGATGGTAACAAAGTTTCTCTACTTGGTTTTGGAACGTTTGAAGTACGTGAAAGAGCAGCGCGTAAAGGACGTAATCCACAAACTGGTGAAGAAATTGAAATCGCTGCAAGTAAAGCACCGGCATTTAAACCAGGAAAAGAATTAAAGGAAGCTGTAAAGTAA
- a CDS encoding immunoglobulin-like domain-containing protein encodes MVISLTLLSGCGSTNSDWEPTLYETVNNFDGVTMIALEETVSSTGLIVAFENTSDEEYTYGEYFLLEKNINGSWYQVPVAFDGNYGFNDIGYSLPSSDVKEWTVDWSWLYGNLNTGKYRIVKDILDARKAGDYDKYHLTAEFTVE; translated from the coding sequence ATGGTAATAAGTTTGACATTATTGTCAGGATGCGGAAGTACTAATTCTGATTGGGAACCTACATTATATGAAACTGTCAACAACTTCGATGGTGTAACTATGATTGCACTAGAAGAAACAGTCTCCTCTACTGGCTTGATTGTGGCATTTGAGAATACCTCCGACGAGGAATACACCTATGGTGAATATTTTTTGTTGGAAAAGAATATAAACGGAAGCTGGTATCAAGTCCCTGTTGCCTTTGATGGTAACTATGGATTCAATGATATTGGCTATAGCTTGCCTTCTTCCGATGTTAAGGAATGGACTGTTGATTGGAGTTGGCTGTACGGAAATTTGAATACCGGTAAATACCGTATAGTGAAAGATATACTGGATGCTAGAAAAGCAGGAGATTATGATAAGTACCATTTGACAGCAGAATTTACAGTGGAATAA
- a CDS encoding VOC family protein: MILEITTQVRVSSIKEGQKWYETLLNKKPDFTPHEGFAEWELIPGCWLQVAEGTLTEGNGPLRLGVTNIVAERDRLVEELKIDSFEIQSRPEIPVKWGTFTDPWGNRIGFFEYLDKNEEQERIKTILGTIEI, encoded by the coding sequence ATGATCCTAGAAATAACTACTCAGGTTCGAGTTTCTAGCATTAAAGAAGGGCAAAAGTGGTATGAAACATTGCTAAATAAGAAGCCTGATTTTACTCCACACGAGGGATTTGCAGAATGGGAACTAATTCCTGGTTGTTGGTTGCAGGTCGCAGAAGGAACTCTTACTGAGGGTAACGGACCATTACGTTTAGGAGTTACTAATATTGTAGCTGAAAGAGATAGACTTGTAGAAGAGCTTAAAATTGATAGCTTTGAAATACAGTCAAGACCAGAAATTCCAGTTAAATGGGGAACATTCACTGACCCGTGGGGAAACCGAATTGGATTTTTTGAATATTTAGATAAGAATGAAGAGCAAGAACGTATTAAAACAATATTGGGAACAATAGAAATATAA
- a CDS encoding NIPSNAP family protein, which translates to MFYRRKSYIVKREIVEDFNKLFNDINLPNQLKYGSRLVGRWMKNNNDGTVEVFAIWEYDSYEDYLQIESKVTSDVAHVKRITDWFAKYGGRERVKEYILEMKNEPLESTVTN; encoded by the coding sequence ATGTTTTATAGAAGAAAGTCTTATATTGTTAAACGGGAGATAGTTGAAGATTTCAATAAGCTTTTCAATGACATTAATCTACCAAACCAATTAAAATACGGTTCTCGTTTAGTAGGTCGTTGGATGAAGAATAATAATGATGGCACGGTAGAGGTTTTCGCTATTTGGGAATATGATAGTTATGAAGATTATTTACAGATTGAATCCAAGGTAACGAGTGATGTTGCTCATGTTAAGCGTATTACAGATTGGTTTGCAAAATATGGTGGACGAGAACGTGTTAAAGAATACATATTAGAAATGAAAAACGAACCTTTAGAGTCAACTGTAACAAACTAA
- a CDS encoding GNAT family N-acetyltransferase — protein sequence MATYDEIKLELFELNTDDINSLIELSTSVGWDYDKYEIGTVLSTGTIFGHKNALGKVVSCAAIIPYDKNVASIGMVIVSKEFRGLGLGKEVTQKCIDACSNDKTIMLIATEDGKTLYEKMGFRTVNYVHKYLCDNYTNNLKLLTKSNVTLGAINEIDFNRIVDLDKAAFGDKRSNFLNNRINQSEQCIVAKDNNGKIMGYGISIRGSVNLILGPIVAPDHETAALILDKLAFGHQGTLRIDVPKSNDQFMLFLEQSGFNKVSEPPIMVINSENLPPRNNTLFGIAAQIFG from the coding sequence ATGGCTACATACGATGAAATAAAATTAGAACTTTTTGAATTAAATACTGATGATATCAATAGTTTAATCGAATTATCTACTTCAGTTGGCTGGGATTATGATAAGTATGAAATAGGTACAGTTTTGTCAACTGGTACAATATTTGGCCACAAAAATGCTTTAGGGAAAGTAGTCTCTTGCGCAGCTATAATCCCGTATGATAAAAATGTAGCTTCTATCGGTATGGTTATTGTTTCTAAAGAATTTAGAGGGTTAGGTCTAGGGAAAGAGGTAACTCAAAAATGTATAGATGCTTGTTCTAATGACAAAACAATTATGCTAATCGCAACAGAAGATGGGAAAACCTTATATGAAAAAATGGGTTTTAGAACTGTAAATTATGTTCATAAGTATCTTTGTGATAACTATACTAATAATCTTAAGTTATTAACTAAAAGTAATGTTACCCTTGGAGCTATCAATGAAATTGATTTTAATAGAATTGTTGACTTAGATAAAGCTGCCTTTGGAGATAAAAGAAGTAATTTTCTTAACAATAGAATAAATCAATCGGAGCAATGTATAGTAGCTAAAGATAACAACGGCAAAATTATGGGTTATGGTATATCTATAAGAGGTTCCGTAAATTTAATACTAGGACCTATAGTAGCTCCGGATCATGAAACAGCTGCTTTAATACTAGACAAGCTAGCATTTGGACATCAAGGGACATTAAGAATTGATGTTCCAAAGAGTAATGATCAATTTATGTTGTTTCTAGAGCAAAGTGGTTTTAACAAAGTTAGTGAACCACCAATAATGGTCATTAACTCTGAAAATTTGCCACCTAGGAACAATACATTATTCGGCATTGCGGCTCAAATTTTTGGTTAA
- the cspD gene encoding cold-shock protein CspD, translated as MAQGKVKWFNAEKGFGFIEVEGGDDVFVHFSAIQGDGFKTLEEGQEVSFDIEEGNRGPQAANVQKF; from the coding sequence ATGGCACAAGGTAAAGTAAAATGGTTTAATGCAGAAAAAGGTTTTGGATTTATCGAAGTTGAAGGTGGAGATGATGTATTTGTACACTTCTCAGCTATTCAAGGTGACGGATTCAAAACATTAGAAGAAGGTCAAGAAGTATCATTCGATATCGAAGAAGGTAACCGTGGACCTCAAGCTGCTAACGTACAAAAGTTTTAA
- a CDS encoding AimR family lysis-lysogeny pheromone receptor, with protein sequence MITLENLYDKMIFDERSNVELGAAIKVSDKTIANMKNYLKNRSQNEPKLENILALARLYANNSTNIDAIVQDFGKNDIGATNLLKLMDFAYDNSLFDFLADLIKRCEGKSQNLQKAATLYDLLRIKKTQNKKWTSIILEAKLVNSSDPVNIFLLSMIETLVLLEARNFSELEVKSEALIKKAQSINNKYLKLNYSTRSLELLGRAKIQLLKYDEVNRISETIISSDAGDRIKASAYFTSALTKFFSDFDKCEENLKKSSYLFKKSGMIRDSQAVESHLFIAKCYHKVDLDNATGDTSDFDRAYYFYQKGLIKESERLIKHATYEDYEAPFISFMKGLIANDLSSKRDHLRQSIILFEAIGDLHYAQLPMLELKQLDKEVPIN encoded by the coding sequence TTGATAACATTGGAAAATCTCTATGATAAAATGATCTTTGATGAACGTAGTAATGTTGAGCTAGGTGCAGCCATAAAAGTAAGTGATAAAACGATAGCAAATATGAAAAACTATTTGAAAAATCGGTCTCAAAATGAACCGAAGCTTGAAAATATTTTAGCGTTAGCTAGGCTATATGCTAATAATTCTACTAATATCGATGCCATTGTCCAAGATTTTGGAAAAAATGATATAGGTGCAACTAATCTACTAAAATTAATGGATTTTGCGTATGATAATAGCTTGTTTGACTTTTTGGCTGACTTAATTAAACGGTGTGAAGGGAAAAGTCAAAATTTACAAAAAGCTGCTACATTATATGATTTGCTAAGGATAAAAAAGACCCAAAATAAAAAGTGGACGAGCATCATCTTAGAGGCTAAGTTAGTTAATTCTAGTGACCCTGTTAATATCTTTTTGTTATCCATGATAGAAACTTTGGTACTATTAGAAGCACGTAATTTCAGTGAGTTAGAAGTGAAAAGTGAGGCGCTAATAAAAAAGGCACAATCAATTAATAATAAATATTTGAAGCTGAATTATTCAACGCGTAGCTTAGAACTTTTGGGAAGGGCCAAAATACAATTATTAAAATATGATGAAGTCAACCGAATTTCAGAAACTATTATTAGCAGTGATGCCGGAGATAGAATTAAAGCATCAGCATACTTTACTTCAGCATTAACCAAGTTCTTTTCTGACTTTGATAAATGTGAAGAAAATTTAAAAAAGTCTTCATATTTATTTAAAAAAAGTGGTATGATTAGAGATAGTCAAGCTGTTGAGTCACACTTGTTTATAGCAAAATGTTATCATAAAGTTGATTTAGACAATGCAACAGGTGATACATCTGATTTTGACCGTGCATATTATTTTTATCAAAAAGGTTTAATCAAAGAATCTGAGCGATTGATTAAACATGCTACATACGAAGATTACGAGGCTCCATTTATTAGTTTTATGAAAGGTCTAATAGCAAATGATCTGTCTTCAAAAAGAGATCATTTAAGACAATCAATTATATTATTTGAAGCAATTGGTGATTTACATTATGCACAGTTACCAATGCTTGAATTAAAACAATTAGACAAGGAGGTACCAATAAATTGA
- a CDS encoding YkvS family protein: MKKAEVGNIIEFRGGLQGIVEKVNENSVIVDLTYMDNFNELELEHRRTVINHKNYKVIAETN, encoded by the coding sequence ATGAAAAAAGCAGAAGTGGGGAACATCATCGAGTTCAGAGGTGGGCTACAAGGTATCGTTGAGAAAGTGAATGAAAACTCTGTTATTGTAGACTTAACTTATATGGATAATTTTAATGAACTAGAGCTTGAACACCGTCGAACAGTTATTAACCACAAAAACTATAAAGTTATCGCTGAAACAAACTAG
- a CDS encoding sigma-70 family RNA polymerase sigma factor, whose product MSDNTQFEQMIHQYRPMILTIMRKLHLYKNFDHYYQSALIALWQAYERYDREKGIFSTYAYATIQGKLLSELTKENRVESHFICMSDENLQFLAGSYVDKETELESLLMYCEVLTTNQQKWLLGTFLHGKKLQRIASEEGVSIAAVKSWRRHALAKLRKNFAPPSN is encoded by the coding sequence ATGAGCGATAATACACAGTTTGAACAAATGATCCATCAATACCGACCGATGATACTAACAATAATGAGAAAACTTCATCTTTACAAAAACTTTGATCACTATTATCAAAGTGCCTTAATTGCTTTATGGCAAGCTTATGAAAGATACGATCGTGAAAAAGGAATTTTTTCAACTTATGCTTATGCAACAATTCAAGGAAAATTATTATCCGAATTGACAAAAGAAAACCGTGTAGAGAGTCATTTCATCTGTATGAGTGATGAAAACCTTCAGTTTCTTGCCGGTTCATACGTGGATAAAGAAACAGAGCTTGAAAGTCTGCTCATGTATTGTGAAGTATTAACAACGAATCAACAAAAATGGCTATTAGGTACTTTTCTTCATGGTAAAAAACTACAACGCATTGCTAGTGAAGAAGGTGTTTCAATTGCTGCAGTTAAATCATGGCGAAGACATGCTTTAGCAAAATTAAGAAAGAATTTCGCTCCACCCTCCAATTAA
- a CDS encoding GTP-binding protein, translated as MKKKIDIIILSGFLGSGKTTLLTNLLQQEKQLNRKVAVIMNELGKISIDSQVVPDNTPLKELLNGCVCCTMQGQLEAQLQELLLTQNIDVIYIETTGVAHPIEVVDACMSPIFADKLAIQGIITLVDSKRWFDRDKLSPQMQQLLYEQIRHADTLLLNKTDHLTDAEQANLIFSIQAYNTHATCLLTTFANISLQQIQAVPKNYRISKQTTHVQHDLKVKSYVYQFMHPLDIDAFENWLREMPETILRIKGYLKFTHSESMFLFQYSYGMPIYMKEPVQMPMNLVFIGENLNTSWLENEMIKLEQKNL; from the coding sequence GTGAAGAAAAAAATAGATATTATCATTTTGTCTGGATTTCTTGGTAGTGGCAAAACGACACTACTTACAAATTTGCTACAACAAGAAAAACAACTTAACCGTAAAGTTGCTGTAATTATGAATGAATTAGGCAAAATATCAATTGACTCACAAGTAGTCCCTGATAACACACCTTTGAAAGAACTCCTAAATGGCTGTGTTTGCTGTACGATGCAAGGCCAATTAGAAGCACAACTTCAAGAACTATTATTAACCCAAAACATAGATGTTATTTATATAGAAACAACTGGAGTTGCACATCCAATAGAAGTGGTTGATGCGTGTATGTCACCTATTTTTGCAGATAAACTAGCAATACAAGGTATTATTACACTTGTTGATTCAAAAAGATGGTTTGACCGTGATAAGCTTTCTCCACAGATGCAGCAATTATTATACGAACAAATTCGTCACGCTGATACATTACTTTTAAATAAAACTGACCATTTAACAGATGCTGAACAGGCAAATCTAATATTTTCAATTCAAGCCTACAATACTCATGCGACCTGTTTGTTAACTACTTTTGCAAATATCTCATTACAACAAATTCAGGCAGTTCCAAAAAACTATCGTATTTCAAAACAAACCACTCATGTTCAACATGATTTAAAAGTAAAATCATACGTGTACCAGTTCATGCATCCATTGGACATAGATGCTTTTGAAAACTGGCTACGGGAGATGCCCGAAACTATTTTACGGATTAAAGGCTACTTGAAATTTACTCATTCTGAATCGATGTTCTTATTTCAGTATTCGTATGGGATGCCGATTTATATGAAAGAACCAGTACAAATGCCGATGAATCTCGTCTTTATAGGTGAAAATTTGAACACATCATGGCTTGAGAACGAGATGATTAAACTTGAGCAAAAGAATCTATAA
- a CDS encoding metallophosphoesterase family protein produces the protein MERIALVSDIHGNIPALEAVLLDIKQRGIEKIYCLGDLVGKGPHPEKSIDIIRDTCDIVVQGNWDDFLPNETNNTYIQWYQHRLNSEQLSYIKSLPFSHDFMMSGRKIRLFHASSTSVHHRVYPWDSLDKRKEMFTNTEKTGGLNGRKPDVVCYGDIHYAFIHHIQEKVLINVGSVGNPLDMTQASYVILEGDNGSDVESSFAIQLVRVPYDIELAIRQAREEGMPELEPYIDELRTATYRGLKK, from the coding sequence ATGGAGAGGATTGCACTTGTTTCAGATATACATGGGAATATTCCGGCGCTAGAAGCGGTATTGTTAGATATTAAACAACGAGGCATTGAAAAAATTTATTGTTTAGGTGATTTGGTTGGGAAGGGACCACATCCAGAGAAAAGCATCGATATCATACGTGACACCTGTGATATCGTTGTACAAGGTAATTGGGATGACTTTCTTCCAAATGAAACAAATAATACATATATTCAATGGTATCAGCATCGTTTAAATTCAGAACAACTTTCGTATATAAAATCTTTACCATTTTCGCATGATTTTATGATGAGTGGTCGAAAAATCCGGCTGTTTCATGCTTCATCTACGAGCGTTCATCACCGAGTCTATCCTTGGGACTCGCTAGACAAGCGGAAGGAAATGTTTACGAATACTGAAAAAACTGGTGGATTAAATGGACGTAAGCCAGACGTTGTTTGTTATGGAGATATTCATTATGCCTTTATCCACCATATACAAGAGAAGGTGCTTATAAACGTTGGAAGTGTAGGTAATCCTTTAGATATGACACAGGCATCTTATGTCATCCTAGAAGGGGACAACGGTTCTGATGTAGAAAGCTCCTTTGCGATTCAGTTAGTTCGAGTACCATACGATATTGAGCTTGCCATTCGCCAAGCAAGAGAAGAAGGAATGCCAGAGCTTGAGCCTTATATTGATGAGCTGAGAACAGCAACATATAGAGGTTTGAAAAAATGA
- the rraA gene encoding ribonuclease E activity regulator RraA, with protein MEVKTADLCDEFGAELSICQTAFRSFGKKHIFSGPITTVEVFEDNVLVREALETVPEGSVLVVDGAGSRSCALLGDRLGGIAMSRNLSGIIINGCVRDSAELATLNIGILAIGTHPLKSKKEGKGKRNERLHFGGIEWKPGYFVYADEDGVVVSLRQIKL; from the coding sequence ATGGAGGTAAAAACTGCAGACTTATGTGATGAATTTGGAGCTGAATTATCAATTTGTCAAACAGCATTTCGTTCTTTCGGAAAAAAACACATATTTTCTGGTCCAATCACAACGGTAGAAGTATTTGAGGACAATGTCTTAGTTAGAGAAGCATTGGAGACAGTTCCAGAAGGATCGGTCTTAGTAGTAGATGGTGCTGGCTCGAGAAGTTGTGCTTTGCTCGGCGATAGACTAGGTGGTATTGCTATGTCGCGTAATTTAAGTGGGATTATTATTAATGGGTGTGTCCGTGATTCTGCAGAACTTGCTACACTTAATATCGGCATTTTAGCTATAGGAACACATCCTTTGAAAAGTAAAAAGGAAGGGAAGGGGAAAAGGAATGAGCGATTACACTTTGGTGGAATTGAATGGAAGCCTGGCTATTTTGTTTACGCTGATGAGGACGGGGTCGTAGTTAGTCTACGGCAAATTAAGCTGTAA
- a CDS encoding GNAT family N-acetyltransferase produces MNTLQLISDYKNNSTYRESFIKLAKDVFGIDFQQWFDLGYWDDSYICYSFIDQKQVIANTSINKMSITHKGKEFNAIQVGTVMTHPQYRNKGLAAKLMKHIIAKYENDCDFIYLFANDSVLDFYPKFGFNKALESSFTIQRADLSLKPINPLTIKKLDVNKQSHLTIIERLASTRVPVSNTFGVKDCKHLLMFYIILAFKDATYYIEEEDSIIIFDQNDGVLNIYDIISNDKIDAVNILGNLMSDEKAIHFHFTPDFLKDLLKTELKSTIGNDTLFMRPLNKDFPSHFLFPLTSHA; encoded by the coding sequence ATGAATACATTACAACTAATTAGTGATTATAAAAATAATTCAACGTATAGAGAGAGTTTTATTAAGCTAGCTAAAGATGTTTTCGGCATAGATTTTCAACAATGGTTTGACTTAGGATATTGGGATGATAGCTATATATGTTATTCATTTATTGATCAAAAACAAGTTATTGCCAACACTTCAATAAATAAAATGAGTATCACGCACAAAGGGAAAGAGTTTAACGCGATTCAAGTTGGCACTGTTATGACACACCCTCAATATCGAAACAAAGGCTTAGCTGCGAAACTAATGAAACATATCATTGCAAAATATGAAAACGATTGTGATTTTATTTATTTATTTGCAAATGATTCTGTATTAGATTTCTATCCTAAATTTGGATTCAATAAAGCCTTAGAAAGTAGCTTTACTATACAGCGCGCTGACTTAAGTCTTAAACCCATAAATCCTTTAACGATAAAAAAATTAGATGTGAATAAACAATCACACCTTACAATTATTGAAAGATTAGCTAGCACAAGAGTTCCTGTATCAAACACCTTTGGGGTAAAAGATTGTAAACATCTGCTAATGTTTTATATTATTTTAGCTTTTAAAGATGCGACTTACTATATTGAAGAGGAAGATAGCATTATTATTTTTGACCAAAATGATGGCGTGTTAAATATTTACGACATCATTAGTAATGATAAGATTGATGCTGTGAACATTCTTGGTAATTTGATGTCAGATGAAAAAGCTATTCATTTTCATTTTACTCCGGACTTCCTAAAAGATCTGTTAAAAACTGAACTCAAATCAACCATTGGTAATGATACGTTGTTTATGCGTCCTTTAAACAAGGATTTTCCTAGCCATTTTTTATTTCCACTTACATCTCATGCTTAA